A stretch of Ipomoea triloba cultivar NCNSP0323 chromosome 13, ASM357664v1 DNA encodes these proteins:
- the LOC116001125 gene encoding uncharacterized protein LOC116001125: MAQSGSSSSHDSRQENNGHLTGALREQLNNNHVGDRREGDIRSQLNNNHDGGRAPLLVNAAPIQASDLQAAVQVIQQAVATMALLVAGMQGQASPPPPPPPEVEVQSQAQLPPPPPPPEAPGVELEELERKVEAREHSPEPEVRMAAPFSPSIMDAPLPRDFRLPTIKAYTGTSDPRVHMTRYKAAMDNWASDPEPLAGPKGKTTVVQTSQDTSLLGINA; this comes from the exons ATGGCGcaatctggatccagcagctctcatgaCTCTCGTCAAGAGAACAATGGTCACCTCACGGGTgctcttcgtgagcagctcaacaatAACCACGTAGGAGATCGCCGCGAGGGCGATatccgtagccaactcaacaacaaccacgatGGGGGTCGTGCTCCCCTCctagtgaacgctgctcccatccaagcctcGGACCTCCAAGCAGCGGTGCAAGTCATTCAACAGGCGGTGGCGACGATGGCCCTGCTAGTAGCAGGGATGCAAGGTCAGGCCTCACCACCGCCACCGCCTCCTCCAGAGGTGGAGGTACAATCTCAAGCTCAACtgccaccgccaccgcctccTCCAGAGGCTCCAGGGGTGGAG CTAGAAGAGCTCGAGAGAAaggtagaagcaagagaacattCACCAGAACCTGAAGTTAGGATGGCCGCTCCATTTTCTCCTAGTATAATGGATGCGCCCCTCCCAAGGGATTTTAGGTtgcccaccatcaaggcctacactgggaCTTCTGACCCGCGTGTCCACATGACAAggtacaaggcagccatg gataattgggcatccgacccggaaccactagCAGGACCCAAAGGCAAGACAACTGTCGTTCAAACTagccaagacacctcactcctcggCATCAATGCTTaa